atcatgttaacacgcatattgtttatgtcttgtcttgaaaccgtgagtattttgttgtttattgactggccccattcacttcctttgtaagtgcgtTAATGTAAccaagtcaaaattcattttagtgttgattaacattatgccacaaatggtcgattgggcttaacttgtattgaacccggaatattcttttaagctgGGGTAGaattattttaacatccaaaaataataataataaatacttcaccttttaactttatttaaatgatttacaTTGGCAAGTCACACATTGCTAATCATTCTTCTTGTTCATTTATCATGGTGCTTAATGCACAATCACGTTCCCCTCCACAATGCAAATTTTTAGCGGCAAGAAATcagattccttgtcaaattagaaagaCATCTTAATTTTTTACTGACAActttcaaaagctatggccagttgtgcagcccaCTAATAGCATTAGGGCATCCAACTGTATGAACGGCCATTATGACCAACAATACAGGCACTCTGTGACCTCCAGTGATAAaattactgtacagtatgtgtgaacgGGGcatgtgagggtgtgtgtgtacatatggcTTATAGTAGGAGGCTGTGGTTTCAATTCACCAAGCAAGTTTTCACAAGGTGACTGTTTAGCTAATGTTTTTAACAGCAACGGCGTACAGTAGGGCAACAGATCATCTCAGTGACATAGTGTCATCTGAGGTTTAAAGTTTAAAGACTTAAGATGTTACTGTTTTAATAACTGATTTTTAACCAGAGGCACAGTATCGTTAATGTGTCTCAAAGGCAGCGAAAAACCTGTcgatgttttttattattattatgggatCACTCCTACTAtcgaagagagagcgagagaaattGACAAACTCACCTCCCTCGTGGTGGACTCGCTGTGTTAACAGACACCCACTTACAGAATAGCTCCAGGGCAGAGCATCTCTACTCTGATTCTAAAATTACAGCAGCCCACTCATGTTCCACAGACACGCCACTCACAGCACTGAACACATCAGAAATTGGGCCAGAAGGTAAAAAGGGGGTGGGGGCGGTGGAGCTGTCTATTGTCCAATTTTTGTTTTAGATGAACGAGCAGCCAGACAGCTAAATTACCTGGTCTTCAAAAAGCATCTTGTCATGAGTACAGATAAAGATAAGAATATGTATTCAAGCAGTGGCCGATATAGCTAAATATAGCTAAAAATGATGATactgatatatacagtatcttgatCAGTGCTATCAGTGAATTTCACAGAACCCAGAACAAAGTTTTTCTTGAGTCAGCAGCTAAGGGGTATAAGTATGGGTTTTCAATGTTCTACATTTTTCTGTTACTGTCTTGTATTGTAAAAAACTGCTCCAAACGATTCAATCTGTGTGGGAAGCATGAAGAAAATCTCGAACCGATTCAGACCATTCTGACAGCTCATTTgagcaattcattgaaaagaactgactcaaatgaGTAATTCGTTAACTAATCTGGCATccctagttctgattctaaataTGTGAcagataatatttaaaaagattttaGCCAGTCAACAATTCGTCTTTATGAAATGATGACTTATTGAGTAACCATAACCAACATTCACTCAAAGTTCCAAACAAAACAGCATTCAGGGCTAGACTAAAATCATTCGGATCTCGAGCCACTGTTTTGAGTGACACAAACGAATCATTTAATCAGTGTTTTGAAACCATTCATTTAAACGAATTAATAAAATTTCCAAACttgaatggtgttttttttttttttttgacattttgctACTGTTTAGACATAAACATAGGATAATCAGGTTTAAATCAAGAGACGcaattaaaggagtattccggattcaatacaagctaaatcaactgtatttgtggcataatgttgattaccacaaaaatgaatttagtctcgtccctccttttctttaaaaaaaaaaaaaaaaaaagcaaaaatcaaggttacagtgaggcacttacaatggaagtgaatggggccaatatttgaagggtttaaaggaagaaatttTAAGCTTGTTGTCGAAACGTGCATTTTTTTTAGCTATAAAGTTTGTTTAAATTgctgtttttatggttgttttagggtttacagtgttgcgacgtcgaagttgtaaaattgaatataccttcaaacagatcttatcacactaaaattgttaatacgcatattgtttacatcttatagctatacttttaaacagtgagtattttaacatttacgaattagccccatttactttcattgtaagtgcctcactgtaacccagatttttgctgcttcttttttttaaagaaaaggagggaggagttgAAAATTAATAtctgtggtagtcaacattataaaacaaatgctttcgattgaacttaacttctattgaacccaaaatattcctttaaaatatgtatttgtgCTCTCATACACATGAGTCATGACATAAGAAGTGGGCGCAAAGCTTGCCTACAGTCATGGTCTTTAGGAAACCAAATTAAagctcattaaaatcattgcaatattaacaatgtttattttaattaaaaaaataaaatattgaacaCATCATCCAGCATTACTTTAACACACAAAAACTTTGCATTCTGTTGAAATAGAAAGCATCCTCTTCTCTGTGAGCTCATAAAGGTCACCGTCATGTTGCTATCATTAATTAGCTAATCGAAATATCTCTACATTATGGAACCTCTCATCAAAAATAGCTTGTCTGGAGCATATTAAAGTGTCAAAATGTCACTCTTTCCAGGGCGTGCGCCATAAAGGTCTGCCATTTTTCTGAGATACATGTTTCACGAAAGATTCTCTGGCTGAAATGATGGATTAGGAATGAAATATTCATCAGATCTCCTTTTTTAGTAATGATATtacccttgtgtgtgtgtgtgtgtgtgtgaacatgttTGTGTGGGAGATGTATGCGTGTATATGTATGGGTCTCTTTGGGGCCCAGGCCTGTTTTGTGTAACAAGCCTCAGCCAAATCAAttatagtttaatttaatttgtgaGTGATATTTCTCTTGGTTTGTCTGTTCTcttggctgtgtgtgtgtttgtctgcatGTTGGAGCATGGTCTTTTGTGCAGAGACAGGTTTACATTCCTCAAACTGTGAAAGACTAGTGTTGTCTTTCgctctttttttatatttctcttttttctttttctcgcGTTTCTGTGCTTGTGTGGACGGGCTGCAGTGAGTCACATTCACAGGCTGCCCACTCCAGCTGTCATGATGGTAACTGACAGGGACATCACAGCGAGAAAGTTAGAGAAAGACCGATAGAGGCGAGATAAACCGAGAATGAGTGGGCTGCGGTCACTTCACACGCTGATTTTTAGACAGTTTTGTAAATGTGTGGGTATGTGCATACATGTGTACAGTGTGTGCTATGAGGAAGTGAATGTATGGCCACTGGTAATCTCTGATTGCTGGGAAAGGGCAAAATCCAAATAGTTTATCTGTTAAAGCTGGGTTGAAGGTGTTTCTGTGTGTGCATGCTTTTTTACAGGTTTGGCTATACTTGCAAGGGccaaaattttttgaaaatgtcctcctATATAGTGAACAAATTACTTTCCTTGCTTGTCCTCACTAATTTAAATGCTTATAAATAGGCCAAATTATGTTTTAGTCTTAAGTAATTATAATTAGATTTATATAAAAACTATTGAAGCCTATGGTATGTCCCCttttagatacactatattgccaaaagtattcgctcatctgcctttagacgcatatgaacttaagtgacatcccattcttaatccatagggtttaatatgacgtcggcccaccctttgcagctataacagcttcaactcttctgggaaggctttccacaaggtttaggagtgtgtttatgggactttttgaccattcttccagaagcgcatttgtgaggtcagacactgatgttggacgagaaggcctggctcacagtcttcgctctaattcatcccaaaggtgctctattgggttgaggtcaggactctgtgcaggccagtcaagttcttccgcaccaaactcgctcatccatgtctttatggaccttgctttgtgcactggtgtgcagtcatgttggaacaggaaggggccatccccaaactgttcccacaaagttgggagcatggtatgctgaagcattcagagttcctttcactggaactaaggggcaaagcccagctcctgaaaaacaaccccacaccataatcccccctccaccaaacttcacagttggcacaatgcagtcagacaagtaccgttctcctggcaaccgccaaacccagactcgtccatcagattgccagatggagaagcgtgattcgtcactccagagaacgcgtctccactgctctagagtccagtggcggtgtgctttacaccactgcatccgacgctttgcattgcacttggtgatgtatggcttggatgcagctgctcagccatggaaacccattccatgaagctctctacgcactgttcttgagctaatctgaaggccacatgaactttggaggtctgtagcgattgactctgcagaaagttgccgacctttgcgcactatgcgcctcagcatccgctgaccccgctctgtcattttacgtggcctaccacttcgtggctgagttgctgtcattcccaatcgcttccactttgttataataccactggcagttgactgtggaatatttagtagcgaggaaatttcacgactggacttgttgcacaggtggcatcctatcacagtaccacgctggaattcactgagctcctgagagcggcccattctttcacaaatgtttgtagaagcagtctgcatgcctaggtgcttcattttatacacctgtggccatggaagtgattggaacacctgaattcaattatttggatgggtgagggaatacttttggcaatatagtgtagctaaTACCatgataaagtgtgtgtgtgtgtgtgtgtgtcagtgtcacATGGAGGGATATTCATGATTAGCATGTTCTCAGTTTTTACAGTTTCTTTACTCCATAAGTGCATTCCATTACTGCTGTTAACGGCCCTAAAACAAAACACTCACTAATGCTCtcatctttctctctccatcACTGTAGATGAATATAAGATTAAGGGAGTGGAGGAGGTGAAGTACATGCGTGGAGAAGAGGACAGGGTGAATGCACGTAACCAGGAGAACCTGGTGAGATACTTACACACCTCACAAACTGTCATCCAGAATTTTTTCCTGTGGCATGGTGTCCTTTGCTGTGCAAAAGCTTGTTTTTTTTCCTATACGTTGGGAAGAAAactgtttatgtgtatgtgtagtaCACGTGTGTGCAGACATGTTTGGAATGTGGGAGTGGGAAATTCTGACTTATTTTCCCATATGTCACAGACTTTTTCTCTCATTTGTAGATACTCATATTACCAGTCAGCATCACATTttcatattattacattttttttttttgtacacacaTTCATTCAAATGTTCTCAGATGTCTGGATTGATGATTTACTTAAAGAAGCATTATCAactcgattctattggaccccctctagattgtataggcttagtcttaaagacacacccacctactggcgttgccaatcagaagatggggacacaacccatgttttttggtggtgtgttaagaattttggttgagggttcagagttttatatgtgacgtattgggcactcaaatttccttttgctccagactctgtattttagccgatggggcggtcattaatataggggataatacataagaaattgggttctagccagtgttatgatcggcagacagattatcCTTAGGGGacggaggtcggctggagcgccctcattttgggagtggtgcacggagatgggcagggtggcagcatttgtagaaatgtcagatagaaggctaggcaacctgggggtatttaataggaagtggggcagttatttgacctttttggaaggctgtcagggaggggcagtggagagggatttataattttaaatgtgtgtgattattattttatataaatatatatttaatttttttttagtttttttgtttctttgtgtgtgtattttagctttgcccacagggatgtttgttgggggccagggtgggtttggtgattgggagggggaagaggaaaaatgggggttaaaagttgattctgtgcatttgttttgtttttctgtttcatttgttggagTCAATAATaagtgttaatcggaaaaaaaaGGAAGCATTATCAACTAAAAGAGATGAAAAAGACTTGCTTTGTTTTCGAACCTAATTTTATATGAGCATTTTCCACCCTCACTCTGACCTTTAGAATTCAACAGGCTGTTTATGCTACTGCGCTTTTTATACTTCTATATGTTTAAGATGTCTGTTATGTTTGGCTAATCTGGTCACATGTCCCAGCCACTGAAAAAAATTTGAACACGGAATAGGCATTGGAGTGGTCATAGGTTAATCTGCTCATTATGGAGGTAAAATAATTACAAGTAAATTATTGCATTTAACTGACAGTAAAATTTCAGGACATcgattacaaaatgtaaaaatcagttATAATTACACCCCCAATCTACTTCTGATTATCCGTCCAGTTGCATTtttgtcttcagcatatttttattacaattatGAATGGTACCAAAACCCAATTAAACCGAATTTTAAGGTAATTGTAAGACTTGTAACACGTTACCCATGTCAGTGCAGAGTACCCATAGCTGATCGCTATTTTGTTGCATAAAATACTCAGTTATATCAGGGACTAAATCTTCTAGCAGAAGTATATTATACACGtttattcagtgtgattaattatataaaaaataatgcgttaaaaattaacacaataaatCATTCCCCTGgatcgtaataaggaatattcctaccatcagagcaatttaaGCTTTAAGATCCACATTTTTTCAGtggggggcagtaagcgaaactccagttgTATTGGCAATGCGCAGCTGtaaagagaacaaaccacactcaggtttGTAGTCGCGTCTAGAAGGCAACCGTCCGGTTACCTAAAGTCTTGCGAGAGCTGCATGCAATTTTCACacactgtgtttgtgtttacttggagtcctacagaaacccgatacctacccctaaacctaaccctaaccgtaacCCTTCCACTACTCTACAAATAAGTTAATGACTTGGCTAAGCTATTGATTTcatatcaatatttcatgtccatttatttatttagcaagtcgTCTTGTAATATGTGGGAGTCATTTTCGCAAGACAAACACCAACAGGTTTGTCAGAACTCGCAAAACAGAGGTGAAAATCAGTGTTTCTCGAGAATTTGCGATCTcttcataattttaattaaatcaatatttcatgtctgtttatttatttatttatttggtaggtagccatgtaataagcgggatactGTACAGTAGGCTGGTATAAACCCCTTCAGTGTGCTACAAGACCCCTCCGCTCCACgtgctgggtttattttgtgataatgaccggccaactgtacattatcccttacatagcaCAGCCTTTagtaccttattgcttaaataataTATCAACCTCTTATTTCAAAACAGCAAGGAAAGCCTCATTTTCCatgatatgtcccctttaaactGCCCAGCCTAATGAAGTTGTACAGACAGAGCAGGTGCTCCAATACCCATGTTCAGATTAGAGGGGGTTTGAGGAGAATAGAGAGATAGTGAAAGAGAGGGCAGCCCTCTTTATATCTCTCTGCTTCTCACAGTGTCTCTAAGCAGGGCAGCATTCTCATTAGCAGTGGCCAGACAAGGTCACTCCCAGGGCCTCTGTATCACACTGTGCTCCAGGTAGAGAAGCTTGTTTTGGACCAGGTCCAGGAGCTGGAGGGGCCCACGCTCTGGAGGGCCACCAGGGAAGGGCGGCAGAGGCtgaatttgttttgttgtgaACAGTAGTAAGTGAAAACTTGTTCTTTCTGGGTGTGTTTTAGGAGAAAAGCTCAACACAGCACAGGACCAAACAGCACAAAGAGGTGCCTGGGCCCAGCGCCAACAGGACGAAGTGAGTGGGTTTATAAATGTGTCTTTCTGTTTATGGTATGCAtgcgtttctgtttgttttgcatatatgtgtgtgtgtgtgtgggtgagggCATTTAAATTCTTGTTCTGCTGAAAACGTGCCAAACGTCTGAAAATTGTGTGTGGTTTGTTTTGCCTTGTGGCCTGCCTTATCCCCTCAGGGATCTCATTTGCATTTTCTATTTGGGTTTAATGTGCCATATGTTTCAcaacttattgtatgtaaacatgatGTGTTTGTCTTCGATTTATATTTTCAGTGTCAAAGTGCTTCATGGGCAACTGATGCATTGCCGATATTATACTAGAAACAATAAcagaaaaagcaataaaaatgaataaatagaaaataaaagaattaaaataagaataacatttaataactttcTTTGCTAAgtcattaaaagaatagttcacccagtcaTCATTTGCTTACCCTTGTGTTTCAAACCTGTTTGATTTTGAATGTATTTCTTACTTGCATGGAACACATGCATATTCTATGCAATCAAAATGAATGAGGACTGAGCCTGTAGAGTCCCAAAAATTAAAAGCTCTATAAAACTATTCCATGTGACTCATGTAACGCAGCGTGACACTCCAAGTCTAATGTAGCCTTAGGATGGCTTTGTGTAAGAAATGGACGGAAATGTAGATTATTTGCTGAAATGTAGGTTATCTTGCAgccctcaaatctcatttgtacttcatttgtgttcaattCAAGCATGATGCATCAAGACATATTGAgtcaggtttgacatcaatgataTCATTCATCATTGGTTCTCATCTGCAATCATGACGCATTTTAATGTTCTGATCTGAACACAAGCGCAAATAAGATTTcagagctacagcagaggggaagTCTTTTCATCACACACAGCTATTgtacagcttcagaagacttggaataaagcccACAAGTCTTATCAAACTACATGGTATTTATTCTTTTGGAGCTTCATTTTATGTCAAGAAAATAATACAGGTgggtaaatgatgtcagaatttagatttttgggtgaactgttcctttaaagacaTTTTATGTAACGCTTGCCTGAGCAgtagttaattttaataaattaatattaaagtaTATTGTTTCATGACATTAAGTTTCAAGATATTTCTAACTATTTTAATGTAGATTACTTCGTGATCTGTTGagcatttgtattttttataattttaatgaaagttcTACAGGGCAAAGACATTTTCACAGGGcttttattaaaattacaaattgtcacaaagaagaaaaaaaagaaatatggtcATCAAAGCATCTGGAAATATCCATTTATTTAGCTTTGTGCCAATGTTTGCATATGCGAGTGTGTTTATGTGAATTTGGGGCTATGTTAATTAAGAGCGAAcagttcattatttttttatgtgtgtgtcgaTAGAGTAACGCTCAGTTaatgtgctgtgtgtgtttgtgtggagccAAGGGTTTATGGTCCCTGCTGTAATGTCTCTATAAAAATGATTCCTGCCCAGCCACTCTGCGTCctacagaagtgtgtgtgtgtgtgtgtgtgtttgtgttcttcatGCTTGTTGTAATGGAAAATTCTTGTGTATTTGTTGCTTCCCTTCTCCTGCCCCCACTaacttcctctttttctccctctctttctctcagcatACATACGTCAGAGAGTCAGCAGGAGTTCTTCAGAATGCTGGATGAGAAGATTGAAAAGGTGAGCGAGGGAGTAAAAGAAAGAGGCACAGAAAGTAAAGGAGGGTACAGATGGATTAGAAATTTAAAGGGCCAGCGTACACCATGAAACCACCCCTCCAAGAAAGGCTCATTTATTTAGATTGTGACATTAAAGGATTGTCTTGTCATTTCACCATCTGCATTGCCTGTCTGGTACTTCCTTTAAACCTCTGGCTATAAAACGATGTATGCATGgctctgctctttttttttatttttcccgaatttccctctttctctctttctctctgccacCCTTATCTGTATTTGTGTGTCCCTAGAGGTCTGGGATCAATTCCTACACACTGAGTGCAAAAAGCTTGCAAATCTTTGAGGACACAGCATTTTAAAAACTTTAGGCATTTAGTTGTTTGAGTTGTTCTCTGAAAACAGTTTTGAAATAGAGGTTCCTAAATTCTTAAGCTAAGCTTgtgttttaaaatttgttttcgGTTTTGAGAGGTTAGATTAACTGTTTCATCCTGTTTCACTTGTGTTGtatagttttaaagggatagttttcccaaaaatggcaatctctcatttactcactcttatgccatctcaaacttgaaaaaaacttttttctgtggaacacaaacgaagatattttgaaggagatACATGTAAGATGATTTTatatctatacaatgcaagtcaatggattCCAAAGATTTCAAGTTCgaaaaaagacataaaggtgACTTGATAAAGGTAAACCATATGactttagtggtttaatccatgacttctgaagatatatgatccgttttgggtgagaaactgatcaaatataataaaaaactcttttattataaatgttgtCATCGGCAGTCTTCATGGCACATGTATGAGCTGGTTTGTTTCTCTGAAAATGGATCGTAACGCTTCAggagacattaattaaacctatcaagtcatatggattacctttatgctacctttatgtcctttttggagcttcaatgttttggaccccattgacatgcattgtatggaccaaaacacctcatatattcttcaaaaagtatttgtgttctgcagagaacAGAAAGTCATAAagaatgagagaattataatttttagttgaactattcctttaagagcttcTTTgctttatctgtctctctctctcttattattCCCCAGGGTCGGGACTACTGCTCGGAGGAAGAGGATGATGTGACATAGCAGAGAGGTCTCGATTCGTGAcaaagatagaaagagagagagagagagagtgaactcAAATCAGTGTCTCTATGTCTGTAAAACTCTATCAGTTTGAGAGACAGTATGTGtgcgagagtgtgtgtttgtcagaGTAAAAGCAAGCAGGACTATTCCACATCGGCTGTTGCACCCTTTACCCCTCTCCTCTTGGGGTTGCCCTGCTTGGAGATCTAGATGGTTGGATGAAGAAGCAACAGCTTGATTTGACTTATTATCAACAGACTCACTCTGACTTGATATTGGGACCCTGCCCCCTTCAATCCACCTCCTCTGTGCTCCTATGGCCAGCATTGAACCAGCCCCCTTCCTACCCAGCTGTGACGGAGGGCCTCGCCTAACCATTTGAGAGAGAGATGTTATGTAGAGGAAAGATGAAAGGATATGGAGAGCAGAAAGACACCATGCCCCTCCCAGTCCTTTTTTAAGTGGCAGGCCAGAGAAACACTGACATGGAGGGAAGAGAGGAGAGCTTACCATCACATCCTCTGGAGATAGCAGGGGATGAATGTAAAGATGGAGTGTTGTGGGGGTTTTCTAGGTGGGAAGGGGGAAATGAAAAATAGAGCTATTTTATTAGAAGCGATTATATGAACgaattttgatattttgataagaGCAATGTGGccgatttgttttttgttctgttttttttttttttttactgatatggACTCCTGCCTTTTGAAGGACCTTTTTTAATTTGTGGAGGTTGTTTGTTTGTTCCATttgtatggttttttttttttttgcttattgaaTAGTTCAACACCCTCCTCAAACTAGTGCTGTAAAGGTCAGGATTGTGCAGTGACCCCATAACACActcgcataaacacacacaaagacttgCAGCTAAAATATATCACCACACCCTCTTTCCACACACACAAGTTCGCACTTTCTATTTGTATATCCTGCCATTATTTAAGTTCTCATAAATGGGCGGAAATCAGGACAGTCTAGTTACCAACTGTTTACTGTtgcccacacacgcacacacatatccAAAAATATCCTTTACAGCCAGTCATATAGGCAGCAATTTACTTACAGATCCATATTGACTGTTTATGCTGCTCTGTTAATACAGGTAATGGGACTGTGATAAGTGTAGAAGAGAGCTAGGATTGTCTaactgttgtttttgtgtgttaaaCAGGGCTGTGTTTGTGTTAATCTGTGTCAGAGTCAGGGCTGACTGTGTTAATCTTTGTTGACGGGATGTCTGTCTCAGAAAAGGGTTTGATCATTGTTAGCCTCGTGTCAAAGTTTTTCGTCGTAGCCCTGTTTGTTTAGCTGCagggtttctttttttgtttgccaTTATCCCTTCTCTGTCCCTCACCCTGCTTATTTCACTCAGTAGTATTAAAGCATTCAGGCTGGTCTCTGACTCTGAACCAGTATGAGGTGGGGTGGGGGTCACTCCGGTGACACAGCGCTGGCCAGACATCCGTCATCATGGTTACTGGATTGAAtcctttttacattttattttcattgttttctttttctattaAAGAAATAAGACACATGAGcttttggtttctatttctgagTGCTACCTCACTGATTAATTGTTTGGCGCGTGTAGGTATTGCTGACACCATTAATCCATTCCAGCATCATATTTCCTGTTGGTGGTCTGACTCATAACGTTAAAAATACTTTAATGGTTTCTGAGGAAGAGTTTCAAATGCACATATGTGAAGATTACATATCTGGGTTAATATATTAAACCTTACAAATATACAATGTGTTGGAGAATAGGCTGTCCAGCGTGTCACGTTTTTACCGAAATT
This sequence is a window from Myxocyprinus asiaticus isolate MX2 ecotype Aquarium Trade chromosome 33, UBuf_Myxa_2, whole genome shotgun sequence. Protein-coding genes within it:
- the LOC127424519 gene encoding uncharacterized protein C1orf21 homolog produces the protein MGCTSAKQVLAVPTEEEGRGKAYSNGDLFTDEYKIKGVEEVKYMRGEEDRVNARNQENLEKSSTQHRTKQHKEVPGPSANRTNIHTSESQQEFFRMLDEKIEKGRDYCSEEEDDVT